The nucleotide sequence TGCCGCACGACAACCGGTTCAAGCCCGAACGGCGACGCGTCGACGATGCTCGGGGCATGGAACGACGACAGCGATTCCATGCAAAAGCTGACAATGACGTGGTCGTGCTTTTCGCAAAATGCATCGATGACGTTTTGAGTGCTTTGCAGATCACGCAGTGCAAGGTCTTCCGCGAGCACATACTGCGCGCCGAGTTTGTCGGCCTGATTGAATGTGGCACGTGTGTTGCCGAGCGGCTGAACGCCCAGCACCAGGTAGCCGGCGTTGTCATCCGACTCCAGGATTTGTTTGAACATCGTCCCGGCATGCGGGCGATCCGACTCCTGCAGATCGAAATTGGAATCGATGCTGATGATGCCGATTTTTGCATCGGGGCCGAAAAAGCGCCGCGCTCCCCAATAATGGCCGTAGGTGGTTTCGTGTCCGCCGCCGAGGATGATCGGCGTCGATCCGCAGCGCAGCAAATTGCTGACGTGTTCGCCCAGTTCCCGCTGCGCTTTTTCCATTTTGCCGTCTTTTTGCATCACGGTGCCGGCATCAATCAGCTGGCGCCCGCCCAAATGATCGGGCAATTGTGCGAGCTGGCTCCGGATCTGGTCTGGTGCTTCAGCAGCTCCGGCCTGTCCGCCGCTGCGCTGTACGCCTTCATCGCATTCAAAGCCGAGGATGGAAAAGGAACCTTTCGGCGCTTCAATGCTGCTGACGAATTCGACGCTTTGGTGAAAGCGGAAACTGTCCCGGTCTGACTCGCTGTCAATCGGTCCGTGCCAAAAATGCTTTCTCGGTAATTTATACAAATAGAACACCTCGAGTAAATATATTATAAAGCTTCATCTTTCTATTGTAATGAATTTCAGGGAGCTGTGCATGAAAACATTCCCCAAACGGCAAAGAACAAAAAAGGAGTTGTCCCAAAAGCAATTTGGGACAACTCCTTTGCGACGAAGCAAACGTAGCGATGCAACGGTTTTTCATGTCTCGAAGCTAGCGCAGCGATGCAGAGACAGGAGCAATAGTATTCCCTTACGCTTTATTAGAAGAAGGGGCTGTCCCATAAGTCTATTGTTCGACTTATGGGACAGCCCCTTCTTATTTATTTGGTCATTCTGCTTTTTTGATTCAAAAAGAGCCTGTCGCATTAAGAGGATTCATTGTCAGATGGGCGTTCGATTTCCATGTACTGCCGGGCCCATTGCTGCAAGGGCTGGAGGCTGTCTGCCAAAGCGCTGCCTTTTTCGGTCAAGCGGTAGGACATAGCTCCGGATGCGCTGCTATCCACGGCTTTCTCAATCAAACCTTCTTCTGCAAGTTCGGAAAGCTTCAGCGACAGCGATCTGGAGGTGATGCCCTTAATGTCGCGCTTAATGTCCGAAAAACGCGCCGTCTGGTTTTCACATAGCGATAAATAATGGACGAGCTGTCCGTTCCATTTTTTCCCGAGCACCTGAAAAGACGCTTCTATATATGGAGAGACTTTCATTTTTATCACTCCTTAACAAAATTGCGAGCGCTATAAAGATTGTTCTAGTATAAAAAGTATACTTTCAAACGGTATTAGATGAAAACGGCCTCTTCCGGGTTTTATCCCCTGAAAAAGGCCTATTCATTTTTACTCTTTTTCCGTCAAGAACGTAATGACCACAAACAACAGGAAAGCG is from Planococcus liqunii and encodes:
- the hutG gene encoding formimidoylglutamase; the encoded protein is MYKLPRKHFWHGPIDSESDRDSFRFHQSVEFVSSIEAPKGSFSILGFECDEGVQRSGGQAGAAEAPDQIRSQLAQLPDHLGGRQLIDAGTVMQKDGKMEKAQRELGEHVSNLLRCGSTPIILGGGHETTYGHYWGARRFFGPDAKIGIISIDSNFDLQESDRPHAGTMFKQILESDDNAGYLVLGVQPLGNTRATFNQADKLGAQYVLAEDLALRDLQSTQNVIDAFCEKHDHVIVSFCMESLSSFHAPSIVDASPFGLEPVVVRQLLWHIVVNQKVQSFDISDVNPTIDENGKTTKLAAYLVAEVMAAFN
- a CDS encoding winged helix-turn-helix transcriptional regulator, whose product is MKVSPYIEASFQVLGKKWNGQLVHYLSLCENQTARFSDIKRDIKGITSRSLSLKLSELAEEGLIEKAVDSSASGAMSYRLTEKGSALADSLQPLQQWARQYMEIERPSDNESS